Genomic segment of bacterium:
CGACGCCCGCGGCGTCCGTCACCGCCAGCGCGTCGGCCGTCAGCGTGTCGTGGTCGTATCCGGTCTCGGGCCGATCGGAACGCCCGCTGCCGCGCGCATCGAACGTCACGACCCGGAACCAATGGGCCAGGTAGGGAACCTGAAATTTATACGCCCGGCTGTGCGCGATCTGCCATCCGGGGATAAGCACGAGTGTCTGGGGTGCGTGTCCGAAGACCTGGTAGGCAAGGCGGACGGGGCCGTTATGTGCGTAGCCTTCGCGGACGGGATCGGCGATCCCGCTCGCACCGAAGCGGCTGCGCAACCCGTCAAGAACCGCCTGCGGCGGCCTCACGGGTTCTCCTCGGTTGGCCCCCGGCGATCCAGCGGAACAGATTGCCCATCAGGCGTATCGCCTCGATGTGCGTGTGCGGGTCCTCGCCGGCCAGGATCTCCGCCTCGGCCCCCCAGTAGACGTCCCCGAGCAACCGCCCAAACACCTCGGGGCGGATCTTCGTCTCGATGCCGTACTCTACGAGCGCGTTCTTCGCCAGATCGGCGACGAGGCTTCGCCAATGGCCGATCATCTCCAAGAGGCGCTTCTGGATGCGCGCGTTGCTCAGTCCCTGCGCCCGCAGTTCCCACAGCGCACGCACATACCCCGACTGCACATCTTCCTTGAAGTATTCGAGTGCCTGGGCCCAGATCGCTTCGAAGGACCGCACTTCCTGATACATCTTGCGCTGGCGGGCTAAGAGCTGCTCGTTGACGTAGCCCAACACCTCGAGCATCAGGTTTTCCTTGCTGCCGTAGTAATAGTGCAGGAGGCTCTGGTTGACGCCGGCTTCATCGGCGATCTTGCGCATGGAGATCTGATTGTACCCGACGTCGATGAGGGTCCGATAGGCGGCGGCGAGGATCTGGTCTCTGGTCGAGACGACGTTGGAGGCGGGCCTGGCGCCGCGACCCGTGGCGCGTTTCCTGCGGCGTCTCGAGTCCAGCGTCTTCAGCGAGAACGGCCCGTTCAGGTCCGACGCTACGTGTTTGGGAATGGCGCCCACCCCGCCAGGTGGAATACGGCCCACAGCACCAACGCCGCGCCGAGCGGCTTCGTGAGATATCGCCCCCAGCGGGTGGTGCGTTCCGCGGCCATGATCGCGCCTAGGAGCAACATCCAGGCGAGGTTGGCCCCCCCGATCGCAAACATCAGCAGCATCAGGGTCCAGCAGCAGCCGAGGCAGAACAGGCCGTGACGCGCCCCGAGGCGCAGGGCGTCGGCTCCCGGGTGCCGGCCCCGCCAGTGCTCAACCAGGAACGAGTAGGGGGACCGGCACTTGTCCAGGCACATGTGCTTCAACGGCGTAAACTGGTACACTCCGGCGACGATGAGAATGGCGGCCGCTATCCATGCCGACCGGGCAGCCAGGTCCGGGCTCTGACCAACCGCCGCATGCACAAGGGCGTCCATCCTGTAGGCCACCGCACCAAAGAGTACCCAGACGCCTAGGTAGCCGAGCACGAGCCGCAGCACCAGCGCGTTCCGGTCAGGACGTGCGGCGATCAGCGCCCGGAAGAGGTTCACCAGCGGCAGGCTGCTCGGCAGCATCATCGCGATCGTCATGAGCGTCCAACCGAGGACGAACACCGCCAGCCCGAGAATCGGGGGGGAAATGTTCCCCCCCCCGATCCCCTGATGGCTGAGCAGGCCTGCGAACGGCGAGGCACCCCACGTCGCCAGCACCGCCCACGCCAGGACCACCAGCATCACGATCGACACGCGGTACCATCGGGCATCATCCGGGGTGCGCATCAGCCCGATCATCTCGCCGCCCTCCCGGTCTTAGCCTTCGAGCCGAAAGTTGCCGAGGACGGCGTTCCGCCCGGTGAACTGCCAGGTCATCTTGTGCTCGGGGATGTTCACCCGATGTGACGCGGCTTTTCCAACGTAGGCCGGAGACCCTGGGATTGTGCTGAAGATGCTGTCCACGAGCTTCGTCGGCCGGCCCTGGCTATCCGTGTAGGGCTGCATCTCTGCAGACACCACATCCCCGATACTGATCGTGCCCTTGCCTTCGATAAGGTTGAACTGAATCGGCGCATCGTGGACGCCTACGACTTCGCCGACGAGTTTGGCCAGGTCGGCGAGCGGCCCGCCGAGCTTCCCTGTATGCATGGCCAGAATCGCGTCCTTCTGCTTGGGTGACGCCTTGCTGTCGACGTACGCAGCGACCTTCCAGTTACCGGCGAGCACGTTCCCGGGGATGCGACACACGAGGCCGAGCGTCAGGCCACCGACGTCGATATCGTTGATGTGCCCCTTATCGTAGTGATACGCGAGGAACGCATCGCAGGTCCCACCGTCCGGGTCGTCGCCCACCCAGCACGGGCACGGCCCCCCACATGAACATGCCTCGAGGAGCCGTCCTTCAACGGCGTATCCCATCATCCCACCTCCCTTTGTTGAGAATCACCACGTTCATCATAGCAAGGGGACCAAGGAAAGGGGGCGCGGAACACTCTCCCCTCGCTATTTCCAGCCGCATCCTATGCCTTCGGCGCAATATTCTGATTCACCCGGAACAGATTCCCCGGGTCATACTTAGCCTTAATCGCCTGCAGCCTGGCATAGTTGGCACCGTACGTCGCTTCCACTCGCGCCGTTCCTTCTTCCATCATGAAGTTGACATATGCCCCAGGCGCCGAAAAGGGGTGCACCGCGTCCCAGTAGCTCCGGGCCCAATTCGTGATCTTGTCCTTGTTCACCGGATCCGGATCCACGCCGACGATCACCTCCGCCCACTTCGTCTTCCGGTAACTGAACGCTGTATCGCCGCTCCCCACCCGGTGCACCGCTCCATTGATTGGATACAAATGCATCGTCGAGAACATCGAAGGCAGGTTGGAACCATGCTTTACGTGCAGCGCGATGGATTCGTCCGTGAGATGGTCAACGAAGTCGGCCTTCCAATACCACTGCAGTCCTGGAGTGTACAGCCCGTCGAACAGACTTTGCAACGCCGGGAACGGAACCGGACCGACCCCTACCAGCAGCGGCTTGGCCCAACTTTCCGCCGGCTTGAGCAATTCCGCCGTCCGCTCCTGGCTCGCCGTCGAGCACCAAATCACTCCGCAGACGGTCCTCATATGCAGCGGCGCAGGGAACAGGTCCACCGGCGGGACTACCAGAAACGCAAAGAACCCGTTGATCTCTTCCGGCGCAGTGGTGATGAACTGCTCGTACGCCTTCATCACGGCAGGCGCGTCTTCCGCAGCGTAGAAAATCGGCCCCGCCATCACCGTGCTCACCGGATGCAGGCGGAAGGTGAACGACGTCACCACTCCAAAGTTGCCGCCGCCGCCGCGGACCGCCCAAAACAGGTCCTGGTTCTGCTTGTCATTGGCTGTGACATAGCTCCCGTCCGCGAGGACCATGTCCACAGACAACAAATTGTCGATGCTCAACCCGCATTTCCGCGACAGGTGGCCAATCCCGCCGCCCAGAGTCAAGCCTCCCACGCCGGTAGTCGAAATGATGCCGCTCGGTGCCGCCATTCCAAAGGGATGCGTCGCATGGTCCACGTCGCCCCACACGCATCCACCCGCCACTTGCGCCGTTTTGGCGGCCGGGTCCACCCGTACGCCCCGCATTCGTGACAGCTCGATCACCAGGCCGCCGTCGCAACTCCCCAGGCCCGGACCGTTATGCCCGCCGCCGCGCACCGCCAGCAGAATCCCGTTTGAGCGCGCGTGGTTCACGCACGCCATCACGTCGGCGACATCGACGCACCGAGCGATCGCGGACGGCTTCTTGTCGATCATCGCGTTATACAGTTTTCGGGCCTCATTATAATCCCCATCGCCCGGTTGAATCATCTCGCCGCGCAACTGGGCCTTCAACGCGTTCGCTTCCCTGATGGCAACTACCGCCATGGCGATCCCCTCCTGGCAGGGCATACTCCGCTAGCATTCGACGCGTCCCCGAAATTCTCGGTCGTGGTCAAGTCGGAAATGCGGGCTCCCATCTCTGCCCCTATTGACATGCCGCTTATTTCACAGGAATGCTGGGAGGTTGGCCGGCCTCGAAAAGTCCAAAGTCCATGAATTTGATGGGAACGGTACCAGTGTTTCTTGCACTGTGCACCTTCTTCGGGTCCATGTGCACAACCGTTCCCGGCTTTAGCTCCACCGATGGTTTCCCGTCTTCCTGAAATACCCCAGTACCTTGTGTGACAACGAAGGTCTGGTTCCCGGGGTGATAATGTCTTGGTATTTGTCCTCCAGGTATGAGTGTCTCATCGATAACATAGATATCCAATGGAGCGCCGTCCGACGTCTGTGCTCCTGTCGCGACCGTTTTGAGAAGCACGTTGCGTGTAAACTCTTGTTGCGGAGCACTGAGGACTTGGCTCCCGAGGGCGCCTATTGCGATTCCCACTGCCAGGACCAGCACCCAAATCGAGGTCTTTGGCATCCGACTCCCCCCTTCAATATGTCAACCCTTAGGCGTGATTCGTCCGGGTCTGCATTGGTCCACCGATTTAATCGCTCGACCAATTAATACACGAAGAAGCCTCCCTCTGTCAATCACCAAACAAATGTTCATGGGTTCGGGGATTTGTCTCGCCGGGGAACCTAGCAGCGGGCCACGCGGAAAGCGAAGAGGTAGATCACACCATCCGGGCGGGGCGCCGCGGGTGGGGGGGTGGTGTCTTTGCCGTCCTCCCACGATAGTGGAGCCGCCGCGCCGCGTTCCGCAGCCGTTCGTCAGTCACTTCGTAGTAGACTTGGGTGGTCGCCGGATTGGCGTGTCCCAGGAGGCGCTGCGCTTCTTCGATGCCCAGCCCCACGGTGGCCATCTGCTGCCCCGCGGTATGGCGGAGATGATGAAACGCAATCCCTTCCGGGATCGGCACGCCGGCCGCCGTGGCATATCGCTTGAAGATCTTCTCGACGCTCGCGTAGTGGAGCCGCGCCCGCCGGGGTTGGTGGGGCAGCCGGAAGAACAGGGCGATCGTGGGGGCGGGAGGACGTACGGCCAGCCAGGCCAGCAGGGCTTCTCGGGCGTCGGCGGTAATCGGAAGCACCTGCTCCTTGTTCCCCTTGCGCAGCACAACCAGCGACGCCCGCTCGGGATCGGAGAGGTGCACGACGCGCTCGATATCGAGCCGGATCACCTCACTGACCCGAAGGCCCATCAGCCCCAGTTCGGCCATCGCGCGATCCCGGATGACCCGCGGGGATCCCCCGTGAAACGCCGTGCGGAACTGTGCCACTTGATCTTCGGTCCACCACCGGTGCACCCGGTGGGGACGGCGGGGAGGATGGAGGTCCTGCGCGACCGAGTACGGTCGCCCCTGACGCCGCCGCAGCCATTCATAGAACTGACGGAGGGAGGTGATGCGGCGGGCGCGGGTGGCAACGGAGAGACCGGCCTCGGTCATCCGGCGGGTGAATCTCAGGAGATCCTCAGATGTGGCCTCTTCGAGATTCCCCTCGACGTACTCGCCGAAGTCTTTGAGATCCCGGACATAGGCAAGACGGGTGTTGAGCCCGTGGTCGTCGCCCTCGAGGTCGGTCCACCACTCAAGAAGGAGGGGGTGGGTCGAAGGAACCGGCGAGCGCAGATGCCGCCGTCCTGGCATGATAAAGTCCTCCGACGCATGCGACGACGTCTGTGGCGACTGCTACGTGTGGTTCGACGAGTCCTACCAGTCCTGGTCGTCTTCCACGGCCTGCCACGGATTCCTTTGTCGGACGCCGCGGCCCGCCGATGACTCCGGCGGGCCGCGGGGACGCATCCGTTACCGCGTAGCGGCGATGACCGCAGCCCTGAGGATCTCGCCGATCTTGTCCAGCGTCTCCGGCGGCGTCATCAACGGCGGAGCGAGGCACACCGTGTCCCCGATCGGAGGATCCGCCGATCCGACCCGGAGGCGCGCCAGTAGCCCTCTCGACCGGGCCTCCTGGAGCACCCGGGCTCCAAGCCCCAGCGCCGGGGCCTTGGTCTTTTTGTCGGCGACCAGTTCCACCGCGCACATCATTCCGAACCCGCGTACATCTCCGACCGCCGGAAGGTCCCGCAGGGCCTCCAGGCTGGTCAGCAACCGGCGCCCCATCGGGCCGGCCCGCTCGACCAGCCCTTCCTTTTCGAGGATGTCGAGATTCCGCAGCGCCACCGCGCAACAGGTGGGGTGCCCGGAGTAGGTCGCCGCGTGCATGAACTTCTTATCCGGCGGCGCCTGCTGCAACACATCGTGGACCCGCTTTGCGGCCAGCACGCCCCCCAACGGCAGGTAGGCGCTCGTCACCCCCTTCGCAAACGAGACGAGGTCTGGCTGAACGTTCCAGTGCCCGAGCGCGAACCAGCGGCCCGTCCGGCCAAACCCCGTGATCACCTCGTCGGCGATCAGCAGCACATTGTGCCGGTTGCAAATGTCCCGGACCCGCGGGAAATACGTGGGGGGAGGGACGATCACTCCACCCGCGCCCATGATCGGCTCGGCAATGAACGCGGCAACGGTGTCCGGGCCCTCCCGGAGGATCGCCTGTTCAAGCGCGTCCGCCGCCTCCACGCCGACATCGCCGGCCGTCGGCCAGCGGTACGCGTAGGGCGCGGAGACCTGCATGAACTCGGGGGCGAGTGGGCCAAACATCTTGTGGAACGCCGCCATCCCGGTGGCGCTCATCGCACCCAGCGTGAGCCCGTGGTACGCGTGCATGCGCGAGAAGATCTTCACTTTCGTAGGACGGCCCTGGACCTTCCAAAAGTAGCGGGCCATCTTGAACGCGGATTCGTTCGATTCGGCCCCGCCGGTCGTCAGATACACCCCGGAGGTGTCCGGGTAGGCAATCCCGACGAGGCGCTCGGCGAGGCGAATCGCCGGAATATTTGTCGTCCCGGCGTAGCTGCTGACAAACGCCAGCCGGGCCATCTGCTCGGCCGCGGCCTGCGCCAGCTCGGCCCGGCCGTGCCCGATGTTGACGTTCCAGAGACACGAGAGCCCGTCGATGTACTCGCGCCCCTCGATGTCCTTGAGCATCGCTCCGCGGCCCTCCACCATCACCAACGGGTGCTGGTGGTCGAGGGGATGGTGGAGCGGATGAATCAGGTGTTCCTGGTCCTCGCGGACGAGCATGTCGAGCGTATCGATCTTTTTGACCGCCATACCAGCCTCCCGCGTGCCGTTTGGCAACTCTCCCCGAATCTTCGGCCCGGCCGCCCGATCTCCCTGTCCTGCTCAAAAGGAACTCCTCGCGGCCGCACGAAACAGCGACCATCTATGGCGCCACAGAATCCGTGGGAGATGGCCCTGCGCCAGTTCTATGATGCGGCCGAGCATCTCTCGCTGAAACGCGGCATCCGCGAGTATCTGGCCACCCCACACCGTGAGCTCGTCGTCCATTTCCCAGTGGAGATGGATGACGGCTCGGTGCAGTTGTTCACCGGGTACCGGGTACACCACAGCTCGGTGCTCGGTCCCACCAAAGGGGGCATCCGCTACAGCCCTCGTGTGGAGATCAACGAGGTTCGGGCCCTCGCGATGTGGATGACGTGGAAGTCGGCCCTCATGCATCTCCCATACGGCGGAGCCAAAGGCGGCGTGGCGTGCGACCCGCGCCAACTGTCGCGCGATGAACTGCAGCGGTTGACGCGGCGCTACGCGAGCGAGATCAGCATCCTGATGGGCCCTCAGAGCGATATTCCCGCGCCCGACGTCGGCACCGACGCCCAGGTGATGGCCTGGATCATGGACACATACAGCATGCAGCGCGGGTACTCCGTGCCGTCGGTCGTCACGGGGAAACCCATTCCTATCGGCGGTTCCGTCGGCCGCAGCGACGCCACCGGCCGCGGGGTCATGTTTGCCGTACGGGAGGCTACGCGGCTGCGCGAACTTCCATTCGCCGGGAGCCGCATCGCCATCCAGGGATTCGGTAACGTCGGTGAGGCCGCGGCCCGACTCCTGCACGATCAGGGATGCCGGATCGTCGCGGTGAGCGACATCATGGGGGGGTGCTATTCCCCCGAGGGGTTGGATCCGCGCGCCGTGCTTGGGCACCTGCGGCGTACCGGGACAGTCGAGGGGTTCCCGGGGTCGGAGGCCGTCTCCAACCCCGA
This window contains:
- a CDS encoding tyrosine-type recombinase/integrase, whose translation is MPGRRHLRSPVPSTHPLLLEWWTDLEGDDHGLNTRLAYVRDLKDFGEYVEGNLEEATSEDLLRFTRRMTEAGLSVATRARRITSLRQFYEWLRRRQGRPYSVAQDLHPPRRPHRVHRWWTEDQVAQFRTAFHGGSPRVIRDRAMAELGLMGLRVSEVIRLDIERVVHLSDPERASLVVLRKGNKEQVLPITADAREALLAWLAVRPPAPTIALFFRLPHQPRRARLHYASVEKIFKRYATAAGVPIPEGIAFHHLRHTAGQQMATVGLGIEEAQRLLGHANPATTQVYYEVTDERLRNAARRLHYRGRTAKTPPPHPRRPARMV
- a CDS encoding DUF2182 domain-containing protein, with product MIGLMRTPDDARWYRVSIVMLVVLAWAVLATWGASPFAGLLSHQGIGGGNISPPILGLAVFVLGWTLMTIAMMLPSSLPLVNLFRALIAARPDRNALVLRLVLGYLGVWVLFGAVAYRMDALVHAAVGQSPDLAARSAWIAAAILIVAGVYQFTPLKHMCLDKCRSPYSFLVEHWRGRHPGADALRLGARHGLFCLGCCWTLMLLMFAIGGANLAWMLLLGAIMAAERTTRWGRYLTKPLGAALVLWAVFHLAGWAPFPNT
- a CDS encoding DUF1326 domain-containing protein, with translation MGYAVEGRLLEACSCGGPCPCWVGDDPDGGTCDAFLAYHYDKGHINDIDVGGLTLGLVCRIPGNVLAGNWKVAAYVDSKASPKQKDAILAMHTGKLGGPLADLAKLVGEVVGVHDAPIQFNLIEGKGTISIGDVVSAEMQPYTDSQGRPTKLVDSIFSTIPGSPAYVGKAASHRVNIPEHKMTWQFTGRNAVLGNFRLEG
- a CDS encoding FAD-binding oxidoreductase; this encodes MAVVAIREANALKAQLRGEMIQPGDGDYNEARKLYNAMIDKKPSAIARCVDVADVMACVNHARSNGILLAVRGGGHNGPGLGSCDGGLVIELSRMRGVRVDPAAKTAQVAGGCVWGDVDHATHPFGMAAPSGIISTTGVGGLTLGGGIGHLSRKCGLSIDNLLSVDMVLADGSYVTANDKQNQDLFWAVRGGGGNFGVVTSFTFRLHPVSTVMAGPIFYAAEDAPAVMKAYEQFITTAPEEINGFFAFLVVPPVDLFPAPLHMRTVCGVIWCSTASQERTAELLKPAESWAKPLLVGVGPVPFPALQSLFDGLYTPGLQWYWKADFVDHLTDESIALHVKHGSNLPSMFSTMHLYPINGAVHRVGSGDTAFSYRKTKWAEVIVGVDPDPVNKDKITNWARSYWDAVHPFSAPGAYVNFMMEEGTARVEATYGANYARLQAIKAKYDPGNLFRVNQNIAPKA
- a CDS encoding alpha/beta hydrolase; translated protein: MRPPQAVLDGLRSRFGASGIADPVREGYAHNGPVRLAYQVFGHAPQTLVLIPGWQIAHSRAYKFQVPYLAHWFRVVTFDARGSGRSDRPETGYDHDTLTADALAVTDAAGVDRATLIAWSGGTNHAVMLAAEYPQRVTGLVLMGGAPSQAAGA
- a CDS encoding aspartate aminotransferase family protein, with protein sequence MAVKKIDTLDMLVREDQEHLIHPLHHPLDHQHPLVMVEGRGAMLKDIEGREYIDGLSCLWNVNIGHGRAELAQAAAEQMARLAFVSSYAGTTNIPAIRLAERLVGIAYPDTSGVYLTTGGAESNESAFKMARYFWKVQGRPTKVKIFSRMHAYHGLTLGAMSATGMAAFHKMFGPLAPEFMQVSAPYAYRWPTAGDVGVEAADALEQAILREGPDTVAAFIAEPIMGAGGVIVPPPTYFPRVRDICNRHNVLLIADEVITGFGRTGRWFALGHWNVQPDLVSFAKGVTSAYLPLGGVLAAKRVHDVLQQAPPDKKFMHAATYSGHPTCCAVALRNLDILEKEGLVERAGPMGRRLLTSLEALRDLPAVGDVRGFGMMCAVELVADKKTKAPALGLGARVLQEARSRGLLARLRVGSADPPIGDTVCLAPPLMTPPETLDKIGEILRAAVIAATR
- a CDS encoding cupin domain-containing protein, which produces MPKTSIWVLVLAVGIAIGALGSQVLSAPQQEFTRNVLLKTVATGAQTSDGAPLDIYVIDETLIPGGQIPRHYHPGNQTFVVTQGTGVFQEDGKPSVELKPGTVVHMDPKKVHSARNTGTVPIKFMDFGLFEAGQPPSIPVK
- a CDS encoding Glu/Leu/Phe/Val dehydrogenase; amino-acid sequence: MAPQNPWEMALRQFYDAAEHLSLKRGIREYLATPHRELVVHFPVEMDDGSVQLFTGYRVHHSSVLGPTKGGIRYSPRVEINEVRALAMWMTWKSALMHLPYGGAKGGVACDPRQLSRDELQRLTRRYASEISILMGPQSDIPAPDVGTDAQVMAWIMDTYSMQRGYSVPSVVTGKPIPIGGSVGRSDATGRGVMFAVREATRLRELPFAGSRIAIQGFGNVGEAAARLLHDQGCRIVAVSDIMGGCYSPEGLDPRAVLGHLRRTGTVEGFPGSEAVSNPDVLELPCDVLVPAAIEGQITRDNAARVKAGIIVEAANGPTTPEADVILAGREILVVPDILANAGGVTVSYFEWVQDLQAYFWSEQEINAHLERIMVSTFKRVADLAAARHTTLRTAALIVAVQRVADALMTRGIYP
- a CDS encoding TetR/AcrR family transcriptional regulator, with the protein product MGAIPKHVASDLNGPFSLKTLDSRRRRKRATGRGARPASNVVSTRDQILAAAYRTLIDVGYNQISMRKIADEAGVNQSLLHYYYGSKENLMLEVLGYVNEQLLARQRKMYQEVRSFEAIWAQALEYFKEDVQSGYVRALWELRAQGLSNARIQKRLLEMIGHWRSLVADLAKNALVEYGIETKIRPEVFGRLLGDVYWGAEAEILAGEDPHTHIEAIRLMGNLFRWIAGGQPRRTREAAAGGS